The following proteins are co-located in the Paludibaculum fermentans genome:
- a CDS encoding sulfatase-like hydrolase/transferase, which produces MNRRQFLGSAAAASALTAAPSRPPNIVLLYSDDQRFNTIGALGNQDIRTPNIDRLVGSGMAFERAHIMGGTGGAVCVASRAMLLTGQTLFRATSNMDSTPPPAVTLMGEHFRNAGFSTYGIGKWHNAKPRFNQCFENGAAIFFGGMADHLKTPIQDYDPTGKYGKERERIGDRFSSELFADEAIQFLKTANRSKPFFLYTAFTAPHDPRMAPEAYRNLYSADKLKLPENFLPQHPFDNGELQVRDELLAGFPRQQTEVTRHLADYYAMITHLDFHIGRILDTLRATGQEKNTIVVFAGDNGLALGQHGLMGKQSLYDHSVRVPLVLSGPGIPRKEHRAGLCYNLDIFPTLCELTGTKVPAGVEGQSLLRGGRDSVFFSYRHFQRGVRTDDWKLILYMVNGKLTTQLFQMKQDPWEMRNLAAEPQSAAKVEELRVLLKDWMKKTGDAMDLDKPNWGYVPAA; this is translated from the coding sequence ATGAATCGACGCCAGTTTCTCGGTTCAGCCGCCGCGGCATCGGCACTGACGGCGGCGCCCTCGCGTCCGCCCAACATCGTTCTGCTCTACTCGGACGATCAGCGCTTCAACACGATTGGCGCGTTGGGGAACCAAGACATCCGAACCCCGAACATCGACCGCCTGGTGGGCAGCGGCATGGCGTTCGAAAGGGCGCACATCATGGGCGGCACGGGCGGAGCGGTCTGTGTCGCCAGCCGCGCCATGCTTCTGACGGGCCAGACGCTGTTCCGCGCCACCAGCAACATGGATTCGACGCCGCCACCGGCTGTGACCCTAATGGGCGAACACTTCCGCAATGCCGGCTTTTCCACCTATGGGATCGGCAAGTGGCACAATGCGAAGCCGCGGTTCAACCAGTGCTTTGAGAATGGAGCGGCGATCTTCTTCGGTGGCATGGCCGACCACTTGAAGACGCCCATCCAGGATTACGACCCCACCGGAAAGTACGGAAAGGAACGCGAGCGCATCGGGGATCGCTTCTCCAGTGAGCTCTTTGCGGACGAGGCCATTCAGTTCCTGAAGACGGCGAACCGTTCGAAGCCATTCTTCCTGTACACGGCGTTTACAGCGCCGCACGATCCGCGCATGGCTCCGGAGGCGTACCGCAACCTCTATTCCGCGGACAAGCTGAAACTGCCGGAAAACTTCCTGCCTCAGCACCCATTCGACAATGGCGAGTTGCAGGTAAGGGACGAGTTGCTGGCGGGCTTTCCCCGGCAACAGACGGAGGTCACGCGGCATCTGGCGGACTATTACGCCATGATCACGCATCTCGATTTCCACATCGGGCGGATCCTCGACACGCTGCGGGCGACCGGACAGGAGAAGAACACCATCGTTGTGTTTGCGGGGGACAACGGACTGGCGCTGGGCCAGCACGGCCTGATGGGCAAGCAGAGTCTCTACGATCACAGTGTACGGGTGCCGCTGGTGCTCTCGGGTCCGGGCATTCCGCGCAAAGAGCACCGGGCGGGACTCTGCTACAACCTCGACATCTTCCCCACGCTGTGCGAACTCACCGGCACGAAGGTTCCAGCCGGAGTGGAAGGCCAGAGCCTGCTGCGCGGCGGGCGGGACAGTGTGTTCTTCTCCTACCGGCACTTCCAACGGGGCGTGCGAACCGACGACTGGAAGCTGATCCTCTACATGGTCAACGGCAAACTGACCACGCAGTTGTTCCAGATGAAGCAGGATCCCTGGGAGATGCGGAACCTGGCCGCGGAACCGCAGTCGGCCGCAAAGGTGGAGGAGTTGAGAGTCCTGCTGAAGGATTGGATGAAGAAGACGGGCGACGCCATGGATCTCGACAAGCCGAATTGGGGCTACGTGCCGGCGGCGTAA
- a CDS encoding DUF5060 domain-containing protein, whose product MSFLRWIHPPPYAAALLLLPCVGSLLPAQQVTGELKQWHDVVLTFDGPATSESADPNPFLFYRLNVTFTQGARRFVIPGYFAADGTAAETSATAGNKWRVHFVPDETGEWNYQVSFRSGQDVAVDLSPDAGTPLKPDGLAGKLTIAPSDKTGRDHRAQGTLHYVGEHYAQYTGSKQYFIQAGTQSPENFLAYYEFDDTVDHGGAENRLKDGLHHFEPHVRDWRAGDPTWKGGKGKGIIGALNYLAGKGMNTFYSLTMNIDGDGREIYPWTSYEERARYDISKLAQWDLVFSHMDKLGMQLMLITQEEENEQLLGKMTVLRRLYYRELIARFAHHHAILWDLSEEMDRWRYYTTEDIKALCEYFKQVDPWQHPIQYVQWKGELLADDKGYGRLLGFDGFDGTAMQHDPEYSHPATIKWVDASAKAGHKWLVGIIEINPTSIGVLPDADDYWHDTVRKASIWGNLMAGGSGTVFFFGYAHPDSDLDLEDWRSRDHFWDMLHYAHEFFTRYLPFPQMRHDDDLTATSDDYVFAKRGEIYAVYLPNGGSTALDLSAAQGLFEVKWFDPRFGGELQNGSVRTIQGGGIRALGLPPNEPSKDWALLVRPASPPLDKERKFLVKLNMPIGSFISKAGDAITASIISPESFLGGSLQGTVERISNADGGSVTISFRSLVHKELTIPITTVTTGFVNSKGHKAVDDEERPTNVDKGAFLTPKSTFLLNEGAEINLLVSPGH is encoded by the coding sequence ATGTCATTTCTCCGCTGGATTCATCCCCCCCCTTACGCCGCCGCACTGCTCCTGCTGCCCTGTGTGGGCAGCCTTCTGCCTGCACAGCAGGTCACTGGCGAGCTCAAGCAATGGCATGACGTCGTTCTCACCTTCGATGGCCCGGCAACCAGTGAGTCCGCCGATCCGAATCCGTTCCTGTTCTACCGGCTCAATGTCACCTTCACCCAGGGCGCCAGGCGCTTTGTCATCCCCGGCTACTTCGCCGCCGACGGCACCGCCGCCGAGACCAGCGCCACCGCCGGCAACAAGTGGCGCGTCCACTTCGTTCCCGACGAGACAGGCGAATGGAATTACCAGGTCTCCTTCCGCTCCGGCCAGGATGTCGCTGTGGATCTTAGTCCCGACGCGGGCACTCCTCTCAAACCCGACGGCCTCGCGGGGAAGCTCACCATCGCGCCCTCCGACAAGACCGGCCGCGACCACCGCGCGCAGGGCACCCTGCACTACGTCGGTGAGCACTACGCTCAATACACCGGGTCCAAGCAGTACTTCATCCAGGCAGGCACGCAGAGCCCCGAGAACTTCCTGGCCTACTACGAATTCGACGACACGGTAGATCACGGCGGCGCCGAGAACCGCCTGAAGGACGGGCTTCACCACTTCGAGCCGCATGTTCGCGACTGGCGTGCCGGCGATCCAACTTGGAAAGGCGGCAAGGGCAAGGGCATCATCGGCGCCTTGAACTACCTCGCGGGCAAGGGCATGAACACCTTCTACTCGCTGACCATGAACATCGACGGCGACGGCCGCGAGATCTACCCCTGGACCAGCTACGAAGAGCGCGCCCGCTACGACATCTCCAAGCTCGCGCAATGGGACCTCGTCTTCTCCCATATGGACAAACTGGGCATGCAGCTCATGCTCATCACCCAGGAAGAGGAGAACGAACAGCTCCTCGGCAAGATGACCGTCCTGCGCAGGCTCTACTACCGCGAACTGATCGCCCGCTTCGCCCACCATCACGCCATACTTTGGGATCTCTCCGAAGAGATGGACCGCTGGCGCTACTACACCACCGAGGACATCAAGGCGCTCTGCGAGTACTTCAAGCAGGTGGATCCCTGGCAGCACCCCATCCAGTACGTCCAGTGGAAGGGTGAGTTGCTGGCTGACGACAAAGGCTACGGGCGCCTCCTCGGCTTCGACGGCTTTGACGGCACGGCGATGCAGCACGATCCCGAGTACAGTCACCCGGCCACCATTAAGTGGGTCGATGCCTCGGCCAAAGCAGGTCACAAGTGGCTGGTGGGCATCATCGAGATCAATCCCACCAGCATCGGAGTCCTTCCCGACGCCGATGATTACTGGCACGACACGGTTCGCAAGGCGTCCATCTGGGGCAATCTGATGGCGGGCGGCTCCGGCACCGTCTTCTTCTTCGGCTACGCCCACCCTGACAGCGACCTCGACCTCGAAGACTGGCGCAGCCGCGATCACTTCTGGGACATGCTCCACTACGCCCACGAGTTCTTCACGCGTTATCTCCCGTTCCCGCAGATGCGTCATGACGACGACCTGACCGCCACCTCCGACGACTATGTCTTCGCCAAACGTGGTGAGATCTACGCGGTCTACCTGCCCAACGGCGGCTCAACCGCGCTCGATCTTTCCGCCGCTCAGGGTCTGTTCGAGGTGAAGTGGTTTGACCCGCGCTTTGGCGGAGAACTCCAGAACGGCAGCGTGCGGACCATTCAAGGCGGCGGCATTCGAGCGCTCGGCCTGCCGCCCAACGAACCTAGCAAGGATTGGGCCCTGCTCGTGCGGCCCGCCTCGCCTCCGCTCGACAAAGAGCGCAAGTTCCTCGTCAAACTCAACATGCCCATCGGCAGCTTCATCAGTAAGGCCGGCGACGCGATCACGGCCTCCATCATCTCGCCAGAGTCCTTCCTGGGCGGCAGCCTGCAAGGCACGGTGGAGCGTATCTCCAACGCCGACGGCGGAAGCGTCACCATCAGCTTCCGTTCATTGGTTCACAAGGAGCTGACGATTCCCATCACGACTGTCACGACAGGCTTCGTCAACTCCAAGGGACACAAGGCTGTTGACGACGAAGAACGGCCCACCAATGTGGACAAGGGCGCCTTCCTCACCCCCAAGTCGACCTTCCTTTTGAACGAGGGTGCCGAGATCAACTTGCTCGTCTCCCCTGGACATTGA
- a CDS encoding SMP-30/gluconolactonase/LRE family protein, whose amino-acid sequence MTTTRFALFAATTLLFCAFAEDYPLGPDSERHPGVPQGTVTKYTWKDSKIFPGTERDYWVYVPAQYSKDKPAALMVFQDGGGYITDTGAWRAHIVFDNLIARGEMPVTIGVFINPGVMPARSTQSLGRFNRSYEYDAIGDRYSQFLLTEILPEVSKSYNITTDPNLRGIGGSSSGAICAFTVAWLHPESFRRVLSTIGSYTNLRGGNIYPSWVRKTEPKPLRVFLQDGDHDLNIFVGNWWIGNQDLASALEYAGYDTTHVWGTEGHNSKHGGSILPYALRWLWRESSKPIVASQGGGGERQFSTTFLDPAEGWQLVSEGHKFTEGPAVDKQGNVFFTDIPNNRIHRVTADGVVSVFKEDTGAANGLVVGGDGRLYACQNGRKRIVAYTMDGREIVLAEDVNSNDLVISNRNDIYFTDPNNHRVWYLDPKGNKRVVAENLGFPNGLAFSPDQTLLYVNDTTSKSIWSYQIQDDGTLTNGEPFYRLELHDDFMRSGADGMKVDVEGQLFVATKLGIQICDQPGRVVAIWNKPGNADISNLAFGGPARDILFVTAGDKVFKRKVRRQGTVSWELIKPPQPRL is encoded by the coding sequence ATGACAACGACACGATTCGCGCTGTTTGCGGCCACCACTCTGCTCTTCTGCGCCTTCGCGGAAGATTATCCCCTCGGTCCTGACTCAGAGCGTCACCCCGGAGTCCCGCAGGGCACTGTCACCAAGTACACCTGGAAAGACAGCAAGATCTTCCCCGGCACCGAACGCGACTACTGGGTCTATGTCCCGGCGCAGTACAGCAAGGACAAGCCGGCCGCCCTGATGGTCTTCCAGGATGGCGGCGGCTATATCACCGACACCGGGGCCTGGCGCGCCCACATCGTCTTCGACAACCTCATCGCCCGCGGCGAAATGCCCGTCACCATTGGCGTCTTCATCAATCCCGGAGTGATGCCCGCCCGCTCCACCCAGAGCCTGGGCCGCTTCAACCGCAGCTATGAATACGACGCCATCGGTGACCGCTACTCCCAGTTCCTGCTCACCGAAATCCTGCCCGAGGTTTCGAAGTCGTACAACATCACGACCGACCCGAATCTGCGCGGCATTGGCGGATCCAGTTCCGGAGCCATCTGCGCCTTTACCGTCGCCTGGCTCCACCCCGAATCGTTCCGCCGCGTCCTCAGCACAATCGGCAGCTACACGAACCTCCGCGGAGGCAACATCTATCCCTCCTGGGTCCGCAAGACCGAGCCCAAGCCGCTCCGCGTCTTCCTGCAGGACGGCGACCACGACCTCAACATCTTCGTTGGCAACTGGTGGATCGGCAATCAGGATCTTGCCTCCGCCCTGGAGTACGCCGGCTACGACACGACCCACGTGTGGGGCACTGAAGGCCACAACAGCAAGCATGGAGGCTCCATCCTGCCGTACGCACTCCGCTGGCTGTGGCGCGAATCCTCCAAGCCCATCGTTGCCTCCCAAGGCGGTGGCGGGGAGCGCCAGTTCTCCACCACGTTCCTGGATCCGGCCGAAGGCTGGCAGCTTGTCAGCGAAGGCCACAAATTCACCGAAGGCCCAGCCGTCGACAAGCAGGGCAATGTCTTCTTCACCGACATTCCCAACAACCGCATCCACCGAGTCACCGCCGATGGCGTCGTCTCTGTGTTCAAGGAAGACACCGGCGCTGCCAACGGCCTCGTGGTGGGCGGAGACGGCCGCCTCTATGCCTGCCAGAACGGCCGCAAGCGCATCGTCGCCTACACGATGGACGGCCGCGAGATTGTGCTGGCCGAGGACGTCAACTCCAACGACCTGGTCATCTCAAACAGGAACGACATCTACTTCACTGACCCCAATAACCACCGCGTCTGGTACCTCGACCCCAAGGGCAATAAACGCGTAGTGGCGGAGAATCTGGGCTTCCCCAACGGCCTCGCCTTCAGCCCCGACCAGACTCTGCTCTATGTGAACGATACGACCTCAAAGTCCATCTGGTCCTACCAGATTCAGGACGACGGCACACTCACCAACGGCGAGCCGTTTTACCGCCTGGAACTGCACGACGACTTCATGCGCAGCGGCGCTGACGGCATGAAAGTCGATGTCGAAGGCCAGCTCTTCGTGGCCACCAAGCTGGGCATTCAGATCTGCGACCAGCCCGGCCGCGTCGTGGCCATCTGGAACAAACCGGGCAATGCCGATATCTCGAACCTGGCCTTCGGCGGACCCGCGCGCGACATCCTCTTCGTCACTGCCGGCGACAAGGTATTCAAACGCAAAGTGCGCCGTCAGGGCACCGTGTCCTGGGAGCTGATCAAGCCGCCGCAGCCCCGGCTGTAG
- a CDS encoding substrate-binding domain-containing protein, giving the protein MATIADASSRDRNAAQAVLRACEVLKCFRSESEVVALPDVVDRTSLSRTTAFRLLKSLVQGGLLERVGRGEYRSLVRTRSSRIIRLGFAEQTNSEFSRAVTEGIQRAASAKENIQLVMVNNRYSAAEALRNAEYLIRENVDLVLEFQTHQRVATKIAARFQEANIPVIAIEIPHPGATYFGANNYEAGLIAGRALGRWTKQHWPGGAEQVLLLGLPIAGPLPRLRITGTVDGLRSELPYYDTMSCVHLDGKGSFEQILGVVRKHLSRSKPRRTLVGAVNDPCALAALRAFEEAGCAQLCSVVGQNGTLAARQELRRRGTQLVGSVAYFPERYGEELIRMAVRLLEHKPVPSAVFVAHKLLTPQNVDLLYPLDGTSPVELM; this is encoded by the coding sequence ATGGCCACGATCGCCGATGCATCCTCGCGTGACCGCAACGCGGCGCAGGCAGTACTGCGCGCTTGCGAAGTGCTGAAGTGTTTCCGCAGTGAGAGCGAGGTGGTGGCCCTGCCGGATGTGGTGGACCGCACCAGCCTTTCGCGCACGACCGCCTTCCGTCTGTTGAAAAGCCTTGTCCAGGGCGGGTTGCTGGAACGAGTGGGCCGCGGTGAGTACCGCTCGCTGGTCCGCACGCGTTCGTCCCGCATCATTCGCCTGGGTTTCGCCGAGCAGACCAACTCCGAGTTTTCGCGCGCGGTGACCGAAGGGATCCAGCGTGCTGCCTCGGCTAAAGAGAATATCCAGCTCGTGATGGTGAACAACCGCTACAGCGCGGCGGAGGCCCTGCGCAACGCGGAGTACCTGATCCGCGAGAATGTCGACCTGGTGCTGGAGTTCCAGACCCACCAGCGCGTGGCCACTAAGATTGCGGCGCGGTTCCAGGAGGCCAACATCCCGGTGATCGCGATTGAGATTCCGCATCCCGGCGCAACCTACTTCGGCGCGAACAACTACGAAGCGGGCTTGATTGCGGGGCGCGCATTGGGACGCTGGACGAAACAGCATTGGCCCGGCGGAGCCGAGCAGGTGCTGCTGCTGGGACTCCCCATCGCGGGGCCGCTGCCGCGCCTTCGCATCACGGGCACGGTGGACGGGCTGCGCAGCGAACTGCCCTACTACGACACCATGTCGTGCGTGCATCTGGATGGGAAGGGCTCGTTTGAACAGATCCTGGGTGTCGTGCGCAAGCACCTAAGCCGCTCGAAGCCGAGGCGGACTCTCGTAGGTGCGGTGAACGACCCGTGCGCACTGGCGGCGCTGCGGGCCTTCGAGGAGGCCGGGTGCGCGCAGTTGTGCTCGGTTGTCGGCCAGAATGGGACCCTGGCCGCGCGGCAGGAGTTGCGGAGGCGGGGTACGCAATTGGTGGGGTCCGTCGCCTACTTCCCGGAACGCTATGGAGAAGAGCTGATCCGCATGGCGGTCCGGCTGCTGGAGCACAAACCAGTGCCATCCGCGGTCTTCGTCGCACATAAGTTACTGACGCCCCAGAACGTGGATCTGCTGTATCCGCTGGATGGGACAAGTCCGGTCGAACTGATGTAG
- a CDS encoding beta-galactosidase, with translation MHRRSFLTQSLSLPFLSALPTLQAAAVTPPLVLGAAWYPEQWPESRWDEDLKLMEQAGLRMVRVAEFAWSTLEPREGQFELDWLEQAVEMAAKRNLVTVIGTPTAAPPAWLTQKYPETLLTEANGRKAEHGNRAHFSFTSERYRQFCARIAGVMAKRFGGNQNVVGWQIDNEYGRTSNDDFTRMQFQAFLKDRYKTLDALNEHWTTAYWSEAYTDWSQIPLGPSGNPGLFLEWKHFISETFRTYQHVQVEAIRAHAPKRQFITSNYMGWYDSFDHYILAEELDMVSWDNYVGRGHLDPLRNGIVHDLTRGLKRKNFWLIETQPGFVNWQEVNNALDKGEARAMAWHAVGHGADCISYWQWRSALNGQEQYHGTLVGADGTPVPMYNEAAQLGREFAQVGGALGGTEPVSEVAMLHSYDSRWAVNFQRHNRNFDPVALLGSYYRPLRRMAQQMDVIHPMAPLNGYKLVVAPALNVLPEPMAKHMEEYVRQGGHLVLGPRSGMKDEFNSLWPMRQPGPLVDAVGARVEQWYALDEDVPVSGPWGTGKATMWAEQLKTRTAGVEVLMKYGASNGWLDDQPAVVSRALGKGRITYIAALLDDALMAKAAEWMLRLSGVKPALGPVPDAVEVCRRTGGGKDVYIVINHSKAEQRVVLPRAMRRLLAGGAAVSLVNLPPRGVEVLSV, from the coding sequence ATGCATCGCCGTAGTTTTCTGACGCAGTCGCTTTCCCTGCCCTTCCTTTCAGCTTTACCCACCTTGCAAGCCGCGGCCGTGACTCCTCCGCTGGTATTGGGCGCCGCCTGGTATCCGGAACAGTGGCCGGAGTCGCGCTGGGACGAGGATCTGAAACTGATGGAGCAGGCGGGCCTGCGGATGGTGCGCGTAGCCGAGTTTGCCTGGAGCACGCTGGAGCCGCGCGAAGGCCAGTTCGAGTTGGACTGGCTGGAGCAGGCGGTGGAGATGGCGGCGAAACGAAATCTCGTGACGGTGATCGGGACCCCCACCGCGGCGCCGCCGGCCTGGCTGACGCAGAAGTATCCGGAGACCTTGCTGACCGAGGCCAACGGGCGTAAGGCGGAGCATGGCAACCGGGCGCACTTCTCCTTCACCAGCGAGCGCTACCGGCAGTTCTGCGCTCGCATTGCGGGCGTGATGGCCAAGCGGTTCGGCGGGAATCAGAACGTAGTGGGCTGGCAGATCGACAACGAGTATGGGCGGACGTCGAATGACGACTTCACTCGGATGCAGTTCCAGGCGTTTCTGAAAGATCGCTACAAGACGCTGGACGCGTTGAATGAGCACTGGACGACCGCGTATTGGAGCGAAGCTTACACCGACTGGAGTCAGATTCCCCTGGGGCCCAGCGGGAATCCGGGATTGTTCCTGGAATGGAAGCATTTCATCTCGGAGACCTTCCGGACCTACCAGCATGTGCAGGTGGAAGCGATCCGCGCGCATGCGCCCAAGCGGCAGTTCATCACCAGCAACTACATGGGCTGGTACGACTCGTTCGATCACTACATCCTGGCCGAAGAGCTCGATATGGTGTCGTGGGACAACTACGTGGGGCGCGGACACTTGGATCCGTTGAGGAACGGCATCGTGCACGACCTGACGCGCGGGTTGAAGAGAAAGAACTTCTGGCTGATCGAGACGCAACCGGGCTTCGTGAACTGGCAGGAGGTGAACAACGCGCTGGATAAGGGCGAAGCGCGGGCCATGGCCTGGCATGCCGTGGGCCACGGAGCGGACTGCATCAGCTACTGGCAATGGCGCAGCGCCTTGAATGGGCAGGAGCAATATCACGGGACGCTGGTGGGCGCCGATGGGACTCCGGTGCCGATGTATAACGAAGCAGCGCAGTTGGGCCGCGAGTTCGCGCAGGTGGGCGGCGCGCTGGGCGGAACTGAACCGGTGTCGGAAGTCGCCATGCTGCACAGCTATGACAGCCGGTGGGCGGTGAATTTCCAACGGCACAACCGCAACTTCGATCCGGTGGCCTTGCTGGGCAGCTATTACCGGCCCTTGCGGCGGATGGCGCAGCAGATGGATGTGATCCACCCGATGGCTCCGTTGAACGGGTACAAGCTGGTGGTGGCTCCGGCGCTGAACGTGCTGCCGGAGCCGATGGCAAAACACATGGAGGAGTATGTCCGGCAGGGCGGGCATCTGGTGTTGGGGCCGCGGTCGGGCATGAAGGACGAGTTCAACTCGCTGTGGCCGATGCGGCAACCGGGTCCGCTGGTGGATGCGGTGGGTGCGCGCGTGGAGCAGTGGTACGCCTTGGACGAGGATGTGCCGGTGAGCGGGCCATGGGGCACGGGCAAGGCGACCATGTGGGCGGAGCAACTGAAGACGCGGACTGCGGGGGTCGAAGTCCTGATGAAGTATGGCGCGAGCAACGGGTGGCTGGACGATCAGCCGGCGGTGGTGTCACGGGCGTTGGGCAAGGGGCGGATCACGTACATTGCGGCACTCCTGGATGACGCGCTGATGGCCAAGGCTGCGGAGTGGATGCTGCGGCTGAGCGGCGTGAAGCCGGCGCTCGGTCCGGTGCCGGACGCAGTGGAAGTATGCCGGCGAACAGGCGGCGGCAAGGACGTGTACATCGTGATCAACCACTCGAAGGCGGAACAGCGAGTGGTGTTGCCGCGGGCGATGCGGCGCTTGCTGGCCGGCGGCGCGGCCGTGAGCCTGGTAAATCTGCCGCCACGGGGCGTCGAGGTGTTGTCGGTGTAG
- a CDS encoding glycoside hydrolase family protein produces the protein MDRPAIPSRRQFLASSLALAAPDVAPYLTPHKYGKLVLGPDPSPDAFDHRSVDCPFVFRHKGEFYMTYIGWDGTGYQTGLAASRDLVTWRRLGCILRRDPANPITRYNIAMNWILRDTRLRSKGELKKVRGRYLGVFHAYPNAGYEEGPALIGLCWSTDLLHWEIGDIILRPEDGADWERGGLYKPCLVEEQGTYYLFYNAKSRNLPKSEGGGWREQTGVVTSTDLKTWKRYESNPIVRNGPACSPDQRFASDPCVVTDGKRWLLFYFGLDAKGKARDLLALGDDPYHFTKSDQILIDVGPPGTVDSTYAHKPSVIVHQGDLYHYYCAVSGKYPNEVRGISVARSRPWT, from the coding sequence ATGGATCGTCCAGCAATCCCCTCACGGCGGCAATTCCTTGCGTCTTCCCTCGCACTGGCGGCGCCCGATGTCGCACCCTACCTGACACCGCACAAGTACGGCAAGCTCGTGCTGGGCCCAGACCCGTCGCCCGACGCCTTCGATCACCGCAGCGTCGATTGTCCCTTTGTCTTTCGGCACAAGGGTGAGTTTTACATGACTTACATCGGCTGGGACGGCACCGGCTACCAGACCGGACTCGCGGCCTCCCGCGACCTCGTCACCTGGCGCCGCCTCGGCTGCATCCTGCGCCGCGATCCGGCCAACCCCATCACCCGCTACAACATCGCCATGAACTGGATTCTGCGCGACACCCGTCTGCGATCCAAGGGCGAACTCAAGAAGGTGCGCGGCCGCTATCTGGGCGTCTTCCACGCCTACCCGAATGCCGGGTATGAGGAAGGACCCGCCCTCATCGGGCTCTGCTGGAGCACCGATCTCCTGCATTGGGAAATCGGCGACATCATCCTCAGGCCCGAAGACGGCGCCGATTGGGAGCGCGGCGGCCTCTACAAACCCTGTCTCGTCGAGGAACAGGGCACCTACTATTTGTTCTACAATGCCAAGTCGCGCAACCTGCCCAAATCAGAAGGAGGCGGCTGGCGGGAACAGACCGGTGTCGTCACCTCGACTGACTTGAAGACCTGGAAGCGCTACGAATCGAACCCAATCGTGCGCAACGGCCCGGCCTGCAGCCCCGACCAGCGCTTCGCCAGCGACCCCTGCGTCGTCACCGACGGCAAGCGCTGGCTGCTCTTCTACTTCGGACTTGACGCCAAAGGCAAGGCCCGCGACCTGCTGGCGCTGGGCGATGATCCATATCACTTCACCAAGTCCGACCAGATCCTGATCGATGTCGGACCGCCCGGCACGGTCGACTCGACTTACGCGCACAAGCCCTCGGTGATCGTTCACCAGGGCGACCTCTATCACTACTACTGCGCGGTCTCCGGCAAGTATCCCAACGAGGTCCGCGGCATCTCGGTCGCCCGGTCCCGTCCCTGGACGTAA